A genome region from Pseudomonas pergaminensis includes the following:
- a CDS encoding RHS repeat-associated core domain-containing protein has protein sequence MSDALWAARMGDALTHTSMMADILGGVLEVAANVAITALATAAVAAAVGVTIATAGIGGCILGAVVGIVVGMAMSKTGADKGLSKMCESFANALFPPVVEATIAVGSTDTFVNSIPAARAAGSIPSHVAPAGTELEQAPPEPDPEPKPEPGFLDMAEGFFSQLWRPTVATPAPGVVPALTDMVLCARHPPMPPQLLAEGSDKVTINGQPAVRSGDRSMCEATVVSSGLISPNVTIGGGTVVVQEIRSGKTPGVGLAIEALMMLKGAKGKTLSNLPCMLLGGVSSFAVSQAIGAMTNAAMSSLNPVHTATGAKILGGTNELDFVLPGALPMAWQRVYNSHDIRTAGLFGAGWSVAYEVSVEILMHPEGGEELIYTDEQGRRINLGSLVPGSAMFSPAEVLSFRRHHNGQLLIESDDGLYRLFDLTPGSTTHLRLSQLGDRNDNRIFVGYHENGRIARLRDTSNQVQVELVYDQDRLERIERLYADQPREVLVSYRYNAIGELAQVSNASGEVQRRFAYDAGRRMIEHQLPTGLRCFYEWGHIDNTEWRVVRHWTDEGDAYQFEYDLQKGITRVTDSLQRVSTRQWNAQHQIIAFTDNLDKTWLFEWNDERQLLSATDPQGGRYEYSYDESGNLTAETDPLGRSVSTLWLEHWSLPRTQTDAAGNTWQYRYDQRGNCVAETDPLGHMTRYRYNAQGLVVEVIDATGKSKQLKWNTLGQLTDHLDCSGFPTRFGYDPHGYLQVITNAMGERTQFQHDRQGRLISKQFPDGRTEYFQRDSAGLLLGHTDPAGHTTLYQHNRRGQVCQRTDAQGRQVSLGYDTFGRLQSLSNENGERYRFTWDACDRMIQQQGLDGGTKSYAYDGLDNLIRVTSTPAPYGTGLAIVSQAPEAPIIHQLERDAVGRLIAKVTDDGRTEYQYDPLNQLSAVTFKDASGAEQSLGFAYNALGQLLEEHSASGSLHHRYDELGNLIQTQVPDGRWLNRLYYGSGHLHQINLDGDVISDFERDRLHREVLRTQGQLSTRSDYDPVGRLRARIRRHDSQPALLSPDMQRQFEYDPADNLIGKLDQRPSARHQQLFHYDATDRLIASQDSLYGARETFAYDAAANLLDSVNPSQGKVLHNRLVSFQDKRYRYDGFGRVIEKRSGRYGVQRFSYDAESRLVEVRNEKGHVVRMVYDALDRRIKKTEQDRNGYTLSQVSFIWDGLRLLSETQNERSSLYVYLNQGHEPLARVDGLGVHKKTRYYHNDLNGLPEQLTESDGNIVWKAIYQVWGNTVSEEREPYYLEDQNIRFQGQYLDRETGLHYNTFRFYDPDIGRFTTEDPVGLLGGINLYQYATNPLGWSDPLGWCSTKLGKNMGARKGDGMANHHLIPEELIKHKEFGKMFSRLKKIGWDPDGASNGAFLPGSKDLAAKTQLPGHWSNHNKYTDAVRDRLRSLNKQQAGLSDMDLALEVSNIQKWASGGLQNGLFKTDAVTGRLL, from the coding sequence ATGTCTGACGCGTTATGGGCGGCCCGGATGGGCGATGCACTGACCCACACCTCGATGATGGCGGATATCCTCGGCGGCGTGCTGGAGGTGGCGGCCAACGTGGCGATCACGGCACTGGCGACTGCCGCAGTCGCGGCCGCCGTGGGGGTGACGATTGCTACCGCCGGTATCGGCGGCTGCATCCTCGGCGCTGTGGTGGGCATTGTCGTCGGCATGGCCATGAGCAAGACGGGGGCCGACAAGGGCCTCAGTAAGATGTGCGAGAGTTTCGCCAATGCGCTGTTTCCACCGGTGGTGGAAGCCACGATTGCGGTGGGTTCGACCGACACGTTCGTCAACAGCATTCCGGCTGCGCGGGCCGCGGGCTCCATTCCTTCGCACGTGGCGCCCGCTGGTACGGAGCTTGAGCAAGCGCCGCCGGAGCCCGACCCCGAGCCAAAACCCGAGCCTGGCTTCCTGGACATGGCCGAGGGTTTCTTCTCCCAGCTATGGCGGCCCACCGTCGCCACGCCTGCACCGGGTGTGGTGCCGGCCCTCACCGACATGGTCCTGTGCGCCCGCCATCCGCCCATGCCGCCACAGCTTCTGGCCGAAGGGTCTGACAAAGTCACCATCAACGGCCAGCCCGCCGTGCGCAGCGGTGATCGCAGCATGTGCGAGGCGACGGTGGTGTCGTCGGGGCTGATCTCGCCAAACGTCACCATTGGTGGTGGGACAGTGGTGGTGCAGGAAATTCGCAGTGGGAAGACCCCCGGCGTTGGCTTGGCGATTGAAGCATTGATGATGCTTAAAGGAGCCAAGGGCAAGACGCTGAGTAATTTGCCGTGCATGTTGTTGGGCGGTGTCAGCTCCTTTGCCGTGAGCCAGGCCATCGGCGCCATGACAAACGCCGCCATGTCTTCACTTAACCCCGTGCATACCGCGACAGGCGCCAAAATACTGGGCGGCACGAATGAGTTGGATTTTGTACTGCCAGGTGCGTTGCCCATGGCCTGGCAGCGCGTCTATAACAGCCACGATATACGCACAGCAGGGCTCTTCGGCGCGGGCTGGAGCGTTGCCTATGAGGTGAGTGTCGAAATCCTGATGCATCCTGAAGGCGGCGAGGAGCTGATCTATACAGATGAGCAAGGGCGGCGTATCAACCTGGGCTCGCTTGTGCCAGGCAGCGCAATGTTCAGCCCTGCAGAAGTACTGAGCTTCAGGCGCCATCACAACGGTCAGTTATTGATCGAGAGCGATGATGGGTTGTATCGCCTCTTCGATCTCACACCAGGTTCGACCACGCACCTTCGGTTGAGTCAGTTGGGGGATCGCAATGACAATCGGATTTTCGTCGGTTACCACGAGAACGGCCGCATTGCGCGCCTGCGGGACACATCGAACCAGGTCCAGGTTGAGCTGGTTTACGACCAGGATCGCCTGGAGCGAATCGAACGCCTGTACGCCGACCAGCCGCGTGAGGTTCTCGTCAGCTACCGCTACAACGCGATAGGTGAATTGGCGCAAGTAAGCAACGCGTCCGGCGAGGTTCAGCGACGCTTTGCCTACGACGCCGGTCGCAGGATGATTGAACACCAACTCCCTACCGGTCTGCGCTGCTTTTATGAGTGGGGGCACATCGACAACACTGAATGGCGAGTAGTACGACACTGGACCGACGAGGGCGACGCCTACCAATTCGAGTATGACTTGCAAAAGGGCATCACACGCGTCACAGACAGCCTGCAACGTGTCAGTACTCGTCAGTGGAATGCCCAGCATCAGATAATCGCATTCACCGACAATCTGGATAAAACCTGGCTATTCGAGTGGAACGACGAGCGTCAGTTACTGAGCGCTACGGACCCTCAAGGGGGGCGCTACGAATACAGCTACGATGAGTCCGGCAACCTGACGGCTGAGACGGATCCACTCGGGCGTAGCGTATCCACGCTTTGGCTGGAGCATTGGTCGCTGCCACGCACACAAACCGACGCCGCCGGTAACACTTGGCAGTATCGCTATGATCAACGCGGTAATTGTGTCGCCGAGACCGACCCGCTGGGCCATATGACCCGTTATCGCTATAACGCACAAGGCCTGGTGGTGGAGGTCATAGATGCAACCGGCAAAAGCAAACAGTTGAAATGGAACACGCTCGGGCAACTGACCGACCACTTGGATTGCTCGGGATTCCCGACTCGCTTTGGCTATGACCCTCACGGGTACTTGCAGGTGATTACCAATGCAATGGGCGAACGCACGCAGTTCCAGCATGACCGCCAGGGTCGGCTGATCAGCAAGCAATTTCCGGACGGTCGAACCGAATATTTCCAGCGCGACAGTGCCGGCCTACTGCTGGGTCATACAGACCCTGCGGGGCACACGACTCTTTACCAGCACAATCGCAGGGGCCAGGTCTGCCAACGTACGGATGCACAGGGTCGCCAGGTTAGCCTGGGCTATGACACGTTCGGCCGGCTACAGTCGTTGAGCAACGAAAATGGTGAGCGCTATCGGTTCACCTGGGATGCCTGTGATCGGATGATCCAGCAACAAGGCCTCGACGGGGGTACAAAATCCTACGCCTACGATGGGCTGGACAACCTGATCCGCGTGACGTCCACTCCAGCGCCTTATGGCACCGGGCTCGCAATTGTCTCCCAAGCACCTGAAGCACCGATCATTCATCAATTGGAACGCGACGCCGTTGGACGACTGATCGCAAAAGTCACGGATGATGGTCGCACCGAATACCAGTACGATCCACTGAACCAACTCAGCGCCGTCACGTTCAAGGATGCGTCGGGCGCTGAGCAGAGCCTTGGCTTTGCCTACAACGCGCTCGGCCAATTGCTTGAGGAACACAGTGCCTCTGGCAGCCTTCACCATCGCTATGATGAACTCGGCAACCTGATACAAACCCAGGTGCCTGATGGCCGCTGGCTCAACCGCCTCTACTACGGGAGCGGTCATTTGCACCAGATCAATCTTGACGGCGACGTGATCAGTGACTTCGAGCGTGACCGACTCCATCGTGAAGTCTTGCGCACTCAGGGCCAGCTTAGTACGCGCAGCGACTACGACCCCGTCGGCCGCCTACGTGCTCGCATACGCCGTCATGACAGCCAGCCCGCCTTGCTGTCACCCGATATGCAAAGACAGTTCGAGTACGACCCGGCTGACAATTTGATCGGAAAGCTCGATCAGCGGCCCTCTGCGCGCCATCAACAACTGTTTCATTACGACGCAACAGACCGCCTTATCGCGAGCCAAGACTCTTTGTACGGCGCTCGTGAGACCTTTGCATATGACGCAGCAGCCAACTTGCTTGACAGCGTCAACCCCAGCCAGGGGAAGGTGCTCCACAACAGGTTGGTCAGCTTTCAAGACAAGCGTTATCGCTATGACGGCTTCGGCCGAGTAATCGAAAAGCGCAGCGGGCGATACGGTGTACAACGGTTTAGCTATGACGCCGAAAGCCGCCTGGTAGAAGTACGCAATGAAAAGGGCCATGTGGTTCGGATGGTCTACGACGCGCTGGATCGGCGTATCAAAAAGACCGAACAGGATCGCAATGGTTATACCTTGAGCCAAGTCAGCTTCATTTGGGACGGTCTGCGACTGCTCTCAGAGACGCAAAATGAACGCAGCAGCCTCTATGTCTATCTCAATCAAGGACACGAGCCCTTGGCGCGAGTCGATGGATTGGGCGTGCACAAGAAGACCCGTTATTACCACAACGACCTCAATGGCTTGCCCGAGCAATTGACCGAGAGCGATGGAAACATCGTCTGGAAAGCGATCTATCAGGTGTGGGGTAATACCGTTAGTGAAGAACGGGAACCCTACTATCTGGAAGATCAGAATATTCGCTTCCAAGGCCAGTATCTGGACCGAGAAACCGGACTGCACTACAACACGTTCCGCTTTTATGACCCCGATATCGGCAGATTCACTACAGAAGACCCGGTTGGATTGCTGGGCGGCATTAACCTCTATCAGTACGCCACCAACCCTCTGGGCTGGAGTGACCCACTGGGCTGGTGCTCGACGAAGCTAGGCAAGAACATGGGGGCTCGCAAAGGTGACGGTATGGCCAACCATCACCTGATACCCGAGGAGCTGATCAAACACAAAGAGTTCGGCAAAATGTTCTCCAGGCTGAAAAAGATAGGTTGGGACCCGGATGGCGCCTCCAACGGTGCTTTCCTGCCAGGATCAAAGGACCTTGCCGCTAAAACGCAGCTTCCTGGACATTGGTCGAACCATAACAAGTACACCGATGCTGTCAGGGACAGGCTCAGGAGCTTGAACAAACAACAAGCCGGGTTATCTGATATGGACCTCGCACTGGAAGTCTCGAACATCCAAAAATGGGCGAGCGGCGGGCTGCAGAATGGCCTCTTCAAAACTGATGCAGTTACAGGACGACTTTTATGA
- a CDS encoding DcrB-related protein: protein MTYRINEFQFQLPASELQDATINILKFPELGTSLIVSRSLLAEGETLHSNFNDQLQRLEKQVQDLRYQPGVDVRLGAAQEVEGIELRSQFNKGNDKVFQYQLALVLPGTRKMLALSYVKADKLGDAEAAHWALIKNSLSFDAVS from the coding sequence ATGACGTATCGAATTAACGAATTCCAGTTCCAACTGCCGGCCAGCGAGCTGCAGGACGCGACGATCAATATCCTCAAGTTCCCGGAACTGGGGACTTCACTGATCGTCAGTCGCAGCTTGCTCGCCGAGGGTGAAACCCTGCACAGCAATTTTAATGACCAACTCCAGCGCCTGGAAAAACAGGTGCAGGATTTACGCTATCAACCCGGTGTCGACGTGCGTTTGGGCGCGGCCCAAGAGGTGGAAGGCATCGAGCTGCGCAGCCAATTCAACAAGGGCAATGACAAGGTGTTCCAGTATCAGCTGGCGCTGGTGCTACCGGGTACGCGCAAGATGCTCGCCTTGAGTTACGTGAAGGCCGACAAGCTTGGGGATGCCGAGGCAGCGCACTGGGCGTTGATCAAAAATTCGCTGTCGTTCGACGCTGTTTCCTGA
- a CDS encoding type VI secretion system Vgr family protein, translated as MLFNQASRLAKITSPLGPDVLLLNEMGGGEELGRLFNYELQLTSLDANIDLNQLLGKPMSVGLQLADGGERHFHGIVARCSQNIDQGQFASYQVTLRPWLWLLSRTSDCRIFQNLSIPQIIKQVFRDLGFSDFEDALSRPYREWEYCVQYRETSFDFVSRLMEQEGIYYFFRHEQDRHVLVLADAYGAHTTVPGYASIPYYPKDEQQRERDHMHNWHLAQEVQPGSLELNDYDFQRPSASIDVRSAMPRPHTAGDYPLYDYPGTYVQSEDGEHYARTRIEALQTLHEQIEFSGNARGLGSGHLFSLTGFSRQDQNREYLIVGCRYYIVQESLESGGGSGSAQFESSLTCIDAQQSFRPLASTHRPIVKGPQTALVVGPKGEEIWTDQYGRVKVHFYWDRHDQSNENSSCWIRVSQSWAGKNWGSMQIPRIGQEVIVSFLEGDPDRPIITGRVYNAEQTVPYDLPENATQSGMKSRSSKGGTPANFNEIRMEDKKGLEQLYIHAERNQDIVVEVDESHSVGHDRNKSIGHNETVTIGNNRLRIVKQEDILSVGQRKTDSISQSYVIEVGENLRLVCGESILELNASGQINLTGVQISFYASGDAEFNTGGVLHLNNGGGPGATPDGQGQKGAIDANIKAAFPAPKSS; from the coding sequence ATGCTATTCAACCAAGCCTCACGCCTGGCCAAAATCACCAGCCCCCTCGGGCCGGATGTGCTGTTGCTCAATGAAATGGGTGGCGGTGAAGAGCTGGGCAGGCTGTTCAACTACGAGCTGCAACTGACGTCCCTGGACGCCAACATCGATCTCAACCAGTTGCTCGGCAAACCCATGAGCGTGGGCCTGCAACTGGCGGACGGTGGCGAGCGGCACTTCCACGGCATCGTCGCACGGTGCAGCCAGAACATCGATCAGGGCCAGTTCGCCAGTTATCAGGTGACGCTGCGCCCTTGGCTGTGGTTGCTCAGCCGTACCTCCGATTGCCGGATTTTCCAGAACCTGAGCATCCCGCAGATCATCAAGCAGGTGTTCCGTGACCTGGGTTTTTCCGATTTCGAAGACGCCCTGAGCCGGCCATACCGCGAGTGGGAATACTGCGTGCAGTACCGCGAGACCAGCTTCGATTTCGTCAGCCGCTTGATGGAGCAGGAAGGTATTTACTACTTCTTCCGCCATGAGCAGGACCGCCATGTACTGGTGCTGGCCGATGCCTACGGCGCCCACACCACGGTGCCGGGCTACGCGTCGATCCCGTACTACCCCAAGGACGAGCAGCAACGCGAACGCGACCATATGCACAACTGGCACCTGGCGCAGGAGGTGCAGCCCGGCTCGCTGGAGCTCAACGACTACGATTTCCAGCGCCCCAGCGCCAGCATCGACGTACGCTCGGCCATGCCGCGCCCACACACCGCCGGCGACTACCCGCTGTACGACTACCCCGGCACCTACGTGCAGAGCGAGGACGGCGAACACTATGCCCGCACCCGCATCGAAGCCCTGCAGACCCTGCATGAACAGATCGAGTTCAGCGGCAATGCCCGTGGCCTGGGTTCGGGCCATTTGTTCAGCCTCACCGGCTTCAGCCGCCAGGACCAGAACCGCGAATACCTGATCGTCGGCTGCCGCTACTACATCGTCCAGGAAAGCCTGGAAAGCGGCGGCGGTTCGGGCTCGGCACAGTTCGAAAGCAGCCTCACCTGCATCGACGCCCAGCAGAGCTTCCGCCCGTTGGCCAGCACCCACCGCCCTATCGTCAAAGGCCCGCAGACCGCGCTGGTGGTCGGCCCCAAAGGCGAGGAAATCTGGACCGACCAGTACGGCCGGGTGAAGGTGCATTTCTATTGGGACCGCCACGACCAGTCCAACGAAAACAGCTCGTGCTGGATTCGTGTGTCGCAATCCTGGGCAGGCAAGAACTGGGGCTCGATGCAGATTCCACGGATTGGCCAGGAAGTGATTGTGAGCTTCCTTGAGGGCGACCCCGACCGGCCGATCATCACCGGACGGGTCTACAACGCCGAGCAGACCGTGCCTTACGACCTGCCGGAAAACGCCACCCAGAGCGGCATGAAAAGCCGTTCGAGCAAGGGCGGCACGCCGGCCAACTTCAATGAAATCCGTATGGAGGACAAGAAGGGGTTGGAGCAGTTGTATATCCATGCCGAGCGTAATCAGGACATCGTGGTCGAGGTCGATGAGAGCCATTCGGTGGGACATGACCGCAACAAGAGCATCGGCCACAACGAGACGGTGACCATCGGCAACAACCGCCTGCGCATCGTCAAGCAGGAAGACATCCTCTCGGTGGGCCAGCGCAAGACCGACAGCATCAGCCAGAGCTATGTGATCGAGGTGGGCGAAAACCTGCGCCTGGTCTGCGGTGAAAGCATCCTGGAGTTGAACGCCAGCGGGCAGATCAACCTCACCGGCGTGCAGATCAGCTTCTATGCCAGCGGCGATGCCGAGTTCAACACCGGCGGCGTACTGCACCTGAACAACGGCGGCGGCCCCGGCGCCACGCCCGATGGCCAGGGCCAGAAAGGCGCCATCGACGCCAATATCAAAGCCGCGTTCCCCGCGCCTAAAAGCTCCTGA
- the tssG gene encoding type VI secretion system baseplate subunit TssG: MESQARTSSDPVSTLDAMHQEPWEYDFFQALRRIECESPDLPRLGHSLRLADDPLRLGQQADCTFAPATLASVDPGGDGKPARLEQFFFGLGGPNGPLPLHITEYVRERQRNNADSTSKQFLDVFHHRLLSLFYRAWAEARPTVSHDRPDDDYWSARLAALSGRGMPSLLNQGLIPDTAKLHYSGHLSAQTRYPDGLKAILGEYFGLPVEIEEYVGQWLELPERSRVSVSANRLGVDFCLGSFVWDRQHKFRIRLGPLTLDDYMGMLPGHQPFNELVAWVAEYLGHELDWDLNLVLQQPEVPALQLNGQFRLGFNTWLGKPEHDANDLILARHYADHATTSRNPEHG; encoded by the coding sequence ATGGAAAGCCAAGCCCGGACGTCGTCCGACCCTGTGAGTACCCTGGATGCGATGCATCAGGAGCCCTGGGAATACGATTTCTTCCAGGCGCTGCGCCGTATCGAGTGCGAATCGCCAGACCTGCCGCGGCTGGGCCATTCCCTGCGCCTGGCGGATGACCCGCTGCGCCTGGGGCAACAGGCCGATTGCACCTTTGCGCCGGCCACACTGGCCTCGGTCGATCCCGGTGGCGACGGCAAACCGGCGCGGCTGGAGCAATTCTTCTTTGGCCTTGGCGGCCCCAATGGCCCGCTGCCGCTGCACATCACCGAGTACGTGCGCGAGCGTCAGCGCAACAATGCCGACAGCACCAGCAAACAGTTCCTGGATGTGTTCCACCATCGCCTGCTGAGCCTGTTCTACCGGGCCTGGGCTGAAGCGAGGCCGACGGTCAGCCACGACCGCCCGGACGATGACTACTGGTCTGCACGCCTCGCCGCACTGAGTGGCCGTGGCATGCCAAGCCTGCTGAATCAGGGGCTAATCCCGGATACCGCGAAGCTGCACTACAGCGGCCACCTCTCGGCGCAAACCCGCTACCCGGACGGCTTGAAAGCCATTCTCGGCGAGTACTTCGGCCTGCCGGTGGAGATCGAAGAGTACGTCGGCCAATGGCTGGAGCTGCCCGAGCGCAGCCGCGTGAGCGTAAGTGCCAACCGCCTGGGCGTGGACTTTTGCCTGGGCAGCTTTGTGTGGGACCGCCAACACAAATTCCGCATTCGCCTGGGCCCGCTCACGCTGGATGACTACATGGGCATGCTGCCCGGCCACCAGCCGTTCAACGAGCTGGTGGCCTGGGTGGCGGAGTACCTGGGCCACGAACTGGACTGGGACCTTAACCTGGTCCTGCAACAACCCGAAGTCCCGGCGCTGCAACTCAATGGTCAGTTCCGCCTGGGCTTCAATACTTGGCTCGGCAAGCCCGAGCATGACGCCAACGACCTAATCCTGGCCCGGCATTACGCCGATCACGCCACCACCTCAAGGAATCCAGAGCATGGGTGA
- a CDS encoding HU family DNA-binding protein — MRKPELAAAIAEKADLTKEQANRVLNAVLEEITGALHRKDSVTLVGFGTFLQRHRGARTGKNPQTGEPVKIKASNTVAFKPGKSLKDTVNA, encoded by the coding sequence ATGCGTAAACCAGAACTCGCAGCCGCCATCGCTGAAAAAGCCGATCTCACCAAAGAACAGGCCAACCGCGTCCTCAACGCCGTTCTCGAAGAAATCACCGGCGCCCTGCACCGCAAGGACAGCGTCACCCTGGTTGGCTTCGGCACCTTCCTGCAACGCCACCGCGGCGCCCGCACTGGCAAAAACCCTCAAACCGGTGAGCCGGTGAAAATCAAGGCCAGCAACACGGTTGCGTTCAAGCCAGGCAAATCGCTGAAAGACACTGTTAACGCGTAA
- the tssH gene encoding type VI secretion system ATPase TssH codes for MGEISRAALFGKLNSVAYKAIEAATVFCKLRGNPYVELAHWFHQLLQLQDSDLHRIIRQFNVEPARLARDLTEALDRLPRGSTSITDLSSHVEEAVERGWVYGSLMFGESQVRTGYLVLGILKTPSLRHALLGLSAEFDKIKAEALSERFDEYVGDSPENALSASDGFNAGAVPGEASGAMAPSAMGKQEALKRFTVDLTEQARSGKLDPIVGRDEEIRQLVDILMRRRQNNPILTGEAGVGKTAVVEGFALRIVAGDVPPALKDVELRSLDVGLLQAGASMKGEFEQRLRQVIEDVQASPKPIILFIDEAHTLVGAGGAAGTGDAANLLKPALARGTLRTVAATTWAEYKKHIEKDPALTRRFQVVQVAEPSEDKALLMMRGVASTMEKHHQVQILDEALEASVKLSHRYIPARQLPDKSVSLLDTACARVAISLHAVPAEVDDSRRRIEALETELQIIAREHAIGIAIGARQTNTEALLSAERERLATLESRWAEEKTLVDELLATRATLREKAGVVDSGNDELRAQLVDLQQRLTALQGETPLILPTVDYQAVASVVADWTGIPVGRMARNELETVLNLDQHLKKRIIGQDHALQMIAKRIQTSRAGLDNPSKPIGVFMLAGTSGVGKTETALALAEAMYGGEQNVITINMSEFQEAHTVSTLKGAPPGYIGYGEGGVLTEAVRRKPYSVVLLDEVEKAHPDVHEIFFQVFDKGVMEDGEGRVIDFKNTLILLTTNAGTELISHVCKDPANVPEPEEIAKALRQPLLEIFPPALLGRLVTIPYYPLSDEMLKAITRLQLNRIKKRVESTHKVAFDYDDAVVDLIVSRCTETESGGRMIDTILTNSLLPDMSREFLTRMLEGKALAGVRISSRDNELHYQFND; via the coding sequence ATGGGTGAAATCAGTCGCGCCGCACTGTTCGGCAAACTCAACAGCGTGGCCTACAAGGCCATCGAAGCCGCCACCGTGTTCTGCAAACTGCGGGGCAACCCGTATGTGGAACTGGCCCACTGGTTCCACCAGTTGCTGCAATTGCAGGACTCGGACCTGCACCGCATCATCCGTCAGTTCAACGTGGAGCCGGCGCGCCTGGCCCGTGACTTGACCGAAGCGCTGGACCGTTTGCCGCGTGGCTCGACGTCGATCACCGACCTGTCCTCCCATGTGGAAGAAGCCGTGGAACGCGGTTGGGTCTACGGCAGCCTGATGTTTGGTGAAAGCCAGGTGCGTACCGGCTATCTGGTGCTCGGCATTCTCAAGACCCCGAGCCTGCGCCATGCGCTGCTGGGTTTGTCTGCCGAGTTCGACAAGATCAAGGCCGAGGCCCTGAGCGAACGCTTTGACGAATACGTTGGGGACTCGCCGGAAAACGCATTGAGCGCCAGCGATGGTTTCAACGCCGGCGCCGTGCCAGGTGAAGCCAGCGGTGCCATGGCGCCGAGTGCGATGGGCAAGCAGGAAGCGCTCAAGCGTTTCACCGTGGACCTGACCGAACAGGCCCGCAGCGGCAAACTCGACCCGATTGTTGGCCGTGATGAAGAGATCCGCCAACTGGTCGACATTCTTATGCGTCGTCGCCAGAACAACCCGATCCTCACCGGTGAAGCCGGGGTGGGCAAGACCGCCGTGGTCGAAGGTTTCGCCCTGCGTATCGTCGCCGGCGACGTGCCGCCAGCTTTGAAAGACGTGGAACTGCGCAGCCTCGACGTGGGCCTGCTGCAAGCTGGCGCGAGCATGAAAGGCGAGTTCGAACAGCGCCTGCGCCAGGTCATCGAAGACGTGCAGGCCTCGCCCAAGCCGATCATTTTGTTTATCGACGAAGCCCACACACTGGTGGGTGCCGGTGGCGCCGCCGGCACCGGTGACGCAGCCAACCTGCTCAAGCCGGCCTTGGCACGTGGCACCTTGCGTACCGTGGCCGCGACCACCTGGGCCGAGTACAAGAAACACATCGAGAAAGACCCGGCCCTGACCCGTCGCTTCCAGGTGGTGCAAGTCGCCGAGCCGTCGGAAGACAAGGCGCTGCTAATGATGCGCGGTGTGGCGTCGACCATGGAAAAGCACCACCAGGTGCAGATCCTAGACGAAGCCCTGGAAGCCTCGGTGAAGCTGTCCCACCGCTACATCCCGGCGCGCCAGCTGCCGGACAAATCCGTGAGCCTGCTGGACACCGCCTGCGCTCGCGTCGCCATCAGCCTGCACGCGGTGCCGGCCGAAGTGGACGACAGCCGGCGCCGCATCGAAGCGCTGGAAACCGAGTTGCAAATCATCGCCCGTGAGCATGCCATCGGTATTGCGATTGGTGCGCGCCAAACCAACACCGAGGCGCTGTTGAGCGCTGAGCGTGAGCGTCTGGCGACCTTGGAAAGCCGCTGGGCTGAAGAGAAAACCTTGGTGGACGAGTTGCTAGCCACCCGTGCAACGCTGCGTGAAAAGGCGGGCGTGGTGGACAGTGGCAACGATGAGCTGCGCGCCCAACTGGTCGACCTGCAACAGCGCCTCACCGCCCTGCAAGGCGAAACCCCGCTGATCCTGCCCACCGTGGATTACCAGGCCGTGGCCTCGGTGGTCGCCGACTGGACCGGCATCCCGGTGGGCCGCATGGCGCGCAATGAATTGGAGACGGTGCTCAACCTCGACCAGCACCTGAAAAAACGCATCATCGGCCAGGACCATGCCCTGCAGATGATCGCCAAGCGCATCCAGACCTCCCGCGCCGGCCTCGACAACCCGAGCAAGCCGATTGGCGTGTTCATGCTGGCCGGCACCTCCGGCGTGGGCAAGACCGAAACTGCCCTGGCCCTGGCCGAAGCCATGTACGGCGGCGAGCAGAACGTCATCACCATCAACATGAGCGAATTCCAGGAAGCCCACACGGTGTCGACCCTCAAGGGCGCGCCACCGGGCTATATCGGCTACGGCGAGGGCGGCGTGCTGACCGAAGCGGTGCGGCGCAAACCCTACAGCGTGGTGCTGCTGGACGAGGTGGAAAAAGCCCACCCGGACGTGCACGAGATCTTCTTCCAGGTGTTCGACAAGGGCGTGATGGAAGATGGCGAAGGCCGGGTGATCGACTTCAAGAACACCCTGATCCTGCTGACCACCAACGCCGGCACCGAGCTGATCTCCCATGTGTGCAAAGACCCGGCGAACGTGCCGGAGCCGGAAGAAATCGCCAAGGCTTTGCGCCAGCCGCTGCTGGAAATCTTCCCGCCCGCGTTGCTCGGCCGCCTGGTGACCATCCCGTACTACCCGCTGAGCGACGAGATGCTCAAGGCGATCACCCGCCTGCAACTCAACCGCATCAAGAAGCGCGTAGAGAGCACCCACAAGGTGGCTTTCGATTACGACGACGCGGTGGTCGACCTGATCGTCTCGCGCTGCACCGAGACCGAAAGTGGCGGGCGCATGATCGACACCATCCTCACCAACAGCCTGCTGCCGGACATGAGCCGTGAATTCCTCACGCGCATGCTCGAAGGCAAGGCGCTGGCGGGTGTACGTATCAGCAGCCGGGATAATGAATTGCACTACCAGTTCAACGATTGA